The Meriones unguiculatus strain TT.TT164.6M chromosome 18, Bangor_MerUng_6.1, whole genome shotgun sequence genome segment ATAAGAGCCTCCACCACATTGCCCATGTGTTCCCGCAAGCTCCTTTCTGCAGCTGCTCTAGAGATCTCCATCTCTGTCATCTGCAAAAAAAAGGCATATCATGTCACTGACGCCTCTTCTCAGGCATAAATATGCCAACAAATTTCTAGCTCTACTTGTTTCAGGAACCCAAATTTGGAAGAACTTTCCTTGTGACTCCATTAAAGCATTACTACTCACTATCAACTCCAGATCTTCCTTCTTGATAGTGACCTTCGCCAGTTCCTTCTCCctgcaaatacatatatatatatttatatatatacacacatctgtCTTCATTCTCTACCTCTGTATAAACTCCCAAAAGGAACACTCCCAGCTACATACATACTGTAACTGAGTAGAACAAGGTTGATTGAAAATATCAAAAGTGCCCACCCTTACCCCTGAGGGTTGTTTGCCCccttggttctttgagacaggatttttctgtgtagtcctggctatcctggaaccggctggcctcgaacacacagaggtccgcctgcccCTATCTCcctgctgagattataggcttgCGCCACCACCGACCCGCCTCCCCTGAGGTTTTACAGTAAGGTATCCGTTAGCCTTCCCTTCCACTAACAACAAAGTTGTAAGCCATAGATCTGCTGGAATTGGTTAacgatttaattttttttcccctgacgaGCAAGGACCGGTAGCGCTGGCAGTGCACTTTAAACTTACCGCTCCTGTTTGGCCTTTTGTTCCCTGGACCTTCTGTCTCCAATGACTGACATAGCCTGAAGGAAACACGAGTCTAGTTACCTACCACCGTGCGACCCAGAAAcggaaaaccaaaaataaaaaccatttgGTGGTTCAAGTACTTATTCGCAATGACTAGAGTTCTCAGGACCAAAGGACTACATTTAACTCCGTGCACTGCAGATCCAGTTAGGCCCAATCTCCATCAGACTGGAGAAAACCGCAGGCTGGGTGGGTGCTGTCGCTTAGACCCACCACACTGCCAAATCCCACCATCACGATCGGCGGTCCCGGAGCCGCGGCGAGCAGCAAACCGATCATTCTCATCTCACCCTTTAACCCATTCTCCAGCCCACGCCTCCAAGCTCCCGGCCAACCTCACCGTCTCCAGATTCGAACTCTGGATCTCCTTCTCCTCTGCATAGTCAGTGACCCGCTCCAGGTCAGCAGCACCACTGTCATGCTTCCGTGGCTTCTCGGGAGGCCGCTCCGGGCCGCTGGTCTCggtctctaactccagctccacatcACCCTCGGTCGCCATTTCGATCTCACCGCGCCGCCGCATAGGCGGCTGCTTCACAACTTCCGGCAACCCTCCGCTTCCGCCCAGAGAAGGGGCGGGGCAAGCGCTGGACCACACCTTTGTGACTCTCTTGAGAACAGCTACCGCGGCGGTTCTCTTTTGACT includes the following:
- the Hypk gene encoding huntingtin-interacting protein K isoform X2 — its product is MRRRGEIEMATEGDVELELETETSGPERPPEKPRKHDSGAADLERVTDYAEEKEIQSSNLETGEGTGEGHYQEGRSGVDSE
- the Hypk gene encoding huntingtin-interacting protein K isoform X1, whose protein sequence is MRRRGEIEMATEGDVELELETETSGPERPPEKPRKHDSGAADLERVTDYAEEKEIQSSNLETAMSVIGDRRSREQKAKQEREKELAKVTIKKEDLELIMTEMEISRAAAERSLREHMGNVVEALIALTN